tatagttaataatactattacataTCCAAGGTAATATCTttgagtatattaataataattatgatcattaacaaatatgataattttgatggtaatgataacatcaataatcatgacaatagtagTTGGTTTGTACACTAATAATGGTTAAAGTTAATGATGTTTGAGTGatcataattatactactaaatgtgatgttgaagatgattactataatagcaatagtaataatgttgatagcaattatgaaaatggtaatgataatgataattttgatgatgatgataataatgatcatgatgataatagtcgtattcataataatacaataataataaaataataatattaataatacagatgatgatgatgatcatgatgataacagcaataataataccaatgataataaaaaataataataacaacaataatgattaataataaaaaaaatattattatcattatcattactataattattattattaccctaattataattataatgatcatagttcagattatattgataataataatgatgtggtgataacgatagtaatagtaatagtaaaaaataaaaataagataaaaatgaaattaggaataagaacaagaatagtagtgactttaataattataatgatgataaagataataacgaccatgatagtaataatccCATCAAGCAATATTAacgaccctcctccccctcctctcctccccccccccctaacaggtCACCAAAGAAGCCACCTCCCCCCCAACGACACCCCTCCTACGACCACTCGTGGCACTACGACCCGTGAACGACCCCGCGccgcccccaccacccacaccaccaccacgacccccacccccaccacgatccccatccccaccacgacccccacccccaccacgacccccacccccaccacgacCCCCCCACGACTGTTTCCGGCCGCGACCTGCACGACCCTCGGCTGGCGGGGCTGAGGGCGCTGTACGACCACCAGCGCGCGAAGGAACTCCTGCACGACCCCAGGGCGAGGGACCTCCTGGCGCACTACCCTCTGCTCTACCATTACTAccaggtgagattttttttttttttttttatttttttttatttatttatttatttatttatttattttttgctctaCCATTACTAccaggtgagatttttttttctaccattactaccaggtgagattttttttctaccattactaccaggtgagattttttttttttttttttgctctaccATTACTACcaggtgagattttttttctaccattattaCCAGGTGAGATTACGggcgtgttttattttttattttttatctatttattattttttttcctctaccattattaccaggtgagattttttttttttttttttttgctctgttattttattattattattattattatcattattattattattatattatattattattatatattattatattattatttattattattttttttttatatattattaagtacattattctatttttattattattatgttattttattattattatcattattattattatcattatttattcatattattattatatcattatatatatatatattatatatatatatatcattatatatatatatatatggggccgcggtggccgaatggttggatcgtcggactcaagactgtcacgacggcaatctgagttcgaaggttagagtcaccgaccaccgcgttgttcccttgattgcctacctagccactgggtggccaagccagcccaagtcaagtgctggtccaagcccgataaatagagagaatgattacctaaaagtaccacgcactctccgtggaaagactggggaccctaccacgtactcactcagagcatcacaacatgaaactacaattaagtatcatgctgtgaccaatgCGGCCAGgcatgaccctaccgttaaaagagagaatatatatattatatatatatatatatatatatatatatatatataattttttttttttagctctatcattattaccaggtTAGATTATGGtcgtgttttttaaaattctttctttcttttaacacatgtttaactgtttttttttttttcacttatttatgttttatctttttcttcttcttcttcttcttctttttcccttcgttgttctgtttTCATTTAGATGATTATTTTAAATGGCAAAGAAAACggtttgtctttctatctttctcatttttcatcgcctttctcttccttctacttcgtTCCGTTATTTTAATTCTCTTTgctatttcttcgtcttcttcgctttctcccgttttttcttcttattattttttctctcattctctttaaatctctctttcattatttctttcttcgtttttttcctattcttcttcttcttctacgcttccttctaattcttctttttccccttttcctccctctttctcttcttctttccctcctccttcatcttctcctcctcctcctcctcctcctcctcctcctcctcctccttcttcttcttcttcttcttcttttcttcttctttttttttttctttttcttttcctttttttcttcttctttcctccacctcccctcctctttcttcttcttcttcctattccccttccttcccattccttctcttcttccactccacctcctcctcctcctcccccacagcACTTACGCCCTTCTCGCACCCACAGGCCGGGGGCGTGTTCCCTTCCTCGAGCGCCACCGAGGGCTCTCAGCAAGCCACGCCTCTTGCCCCGCCTCCAGCCCCGCCCACGACCGCCCACCTTAGCCCAGCGCCCGCCCACAGGCTCACGCCCCACGCCCTGTCCGCGTTTACGAGACTGGACCTCCTGAAGGCGCGGCCGCAGTGCCAGGTCGCCACCTCCTGTACCTCCTCGCTCCTGTACACTTCGGTGAGTTGGAGGGAAGAgatcgatagatggatggatagatagatagatagatagatagataggtagagatggatagatagactgataggtagagatctatagacagatggatggatagatagatagatagatagataggtagagatggatagagagactgacaggtaggtagatagatagacagatgggtagagagataggtagatagataggtagatgggtcGATTggcagatgatagagagagagagagagagagagagagagaagagagagagagagagagagagagagagaaacagacagacagacagagatttatttatgttattgataCTGTTCTATGTTTATAGGCTTAAAACATGTAGATGTTGAAGACGTTGCAATTTGATGAATATTGATCgtgatatacaacatatataatatatatatatatatatgtatatatatatatatatatatatatatataatatatatatatatgtgtgtgtgtgtgtgtgtgtgtgtgtggtgtgtgtgtgtgtgtgtgtgtgtgtgtgtgtgtgttgtgtgtgtgtttgtgtgtttgtgtgtgtatgtatatataatatatatatatatatattatatatatatatatatatatatatatatatatatatatatattatatatatatatatatattatatatatatatatatatatattatatatatatatatatatatatatatatatatatatatatatatatatacatatatatatacatatatatatatcgcataattCACTTGTTTACCTGTCAACCGCCTGACCCTGTGCGCCTCCCTCCGCAGGCATCGACGAAGGGCGTGCCGGACgggcccccccctcgccccttcgaCCTCTCCATGGGCTCCTCCCCTCGCGTCtccgcccccgcccacgcccccacctccaccaccaccacacatacctcCAGCGTGGGCGTGCAGGACCTCAAATCGCCCTCTTCTGCGCCTCCGTCAACGTCTCCGGGGGCGCCGCCCACGAGGGGGTCGAGCTCCCCCGCGGCGCTGACCCCACAGgcgagggtggtgggggaggctGTGGCCCCCTCCCCCGCGCAGCGCGTCGACCCCAGCGCTCATggtgaggagatgaggaggatggtgatgatggtgatgatggtgatgatgatgatgatgatgatgatgatgatgatgatgatgatgatgatgatgatgatgatgatgatgatgatgatgatatcaaaaacaataacagcaataataataatagttataatgataatgataatgataatgataatgataatgataatgataatgataatgataataataataataataataataataataatagtaatagtaagaaatatgaagataataataataataatgataatgataataataataataataataataatgataataataataataacaacaataacaacaacaacaacaataataataataataccaataccaataataatgataataataatgataataacaacaataataataagaagaatgataataagaatcataatatgaataaaaatgtattggatattatgatgataataatagtaatgttaacaataacaatgttaaattatgataattttgggggataataatgatagtaatgataatgatgatgataataataatagtaataataataacagtaatgataataataataattattaattaattagcattattagtaaagttaacagtaatactattaaagataacaatagcaaagttagcaaaacaacaaaataacaataacaaatataaaatctcAACCCCCCCATaactaaccccccctcctcttctttccagtGAAATCAGTGCCGagcggacccccctcccccccttccatcacTGCAggctcaccccccaccccttcagcTGACGgcaccgccccccctcctcctgcacctcctccacctccccctccccctccttccggtGGTATCAACTCTTCAAGCCACGCCCCCAACTCCGTCACGGTCACGCCCATCAAGAAGACCCTAGGCACCGGGGGCGTGGCTAAACCGGCCAAAACATTCACCTGCCCTGAGTGTGGAAAAGTGTTTAACGCGCATTATAACCTCACGAGACACATGCCCGTGCACACTGGAGCCCGACCCTTTGTGTGTAAGGtgagtgttcattttttttctttctctctcgttattattatatatatattattttattatcattgctttatttattcatttatttatggggTTGTTtcgctgctattttttttttttttgggttccgctgttgattatattttttatatatatatatatataaaaaaatatatatatatatatatatattatattataatatatatataatatatatatatatatatatatattatatatatattagtatgtatatatatatatatatatatatatatatatatatatatatatatatgtatgtatatatatgtatatatatatatctttttctttctttttttttttcttttgtgtatatcTTCAATTCATCTCTTCATTCGcttactatacacatatatcttatgactttcttctcactttatatctccccccccccctttctctctctcaacataaaaaaacatacccagaatttatttttttattctctctctctctctctctctctctctctctctctctctctctctctctctctctctctctctctctctctcctctctctctctctctctctctctcctcctccttccctcccatccccattaccgcccccacctcccctctttcttcactttcACTCAATATCAAACTCATACACATCCCTtcaaaatacctaaaaaaaaaatctacacatatacatatgttttagaATCCGTTTGCATTGTGACGTTGCAGGTATGTGGCAAAGGCTTCCGCCAGGCATCCACTCTCTGTCGCCACAAAATTATCCACACGTCGGAGAAGCCACACAAATGCCCTACGTGTGGGAAGTGTTTTAATAGGTgagtggatatatattttttgtttttgtttttgcttttgtttgttttccgtatttgtttaattgttttgggTGCTTGTttctattgtatgtgtgtgtaggggggagggtatttgtgtgtgggggggtgggggtatatgtgtttgtgtttttttttttttggggtgtgtgtgtgtgtgtgtgtgtgtgtgtgtgtgtgtgtgtgtgtgtgtgtgtgtgtgtgtgtgtgtgtgtgtgtccgtctgtgtcGTTTGTTTCGGTTTGTGATGTGATAGTGGGAAGTGCGCGAGCATCGAGGAATGTTTCATTTGTATCCATTGCACGTAGCCattgttttgtttctatttattttctgttatctcataacacacacatatacgctcacacacacacacacacacacacacacacacacacacacacacacacacacacacacgcatgcaaacacggAGCTATCCCCCCCTAACTTAGCGCCGTCCCGCCCGCAGGTCCTCCACCCTGAACACGCACGTGCGCATCCACCAGGGCTACAAGCCGTACGTGTGCGAGTTCTGCGGCAAGGGCTTCCACCAGAAGGGCAACTACAAGAACCACAAGCTGACGCACTCGGGCGAGAAGGCCTACAAGTGCCACGTGTGCAACAAGGCCTTCCACCAGATCTACAACCTGACGttccacatgcacacgcacaacgaCAAGAAGCCCTTCCAGTGCTCCATCTGCGGCAAGGGCTTCTGCCGGAACTTCGACCTCAAGAAGCACATGCGCAAGCTGCACGAGAACGGCCCCTACGTGTCGCCCTCGCCGGCGGGCTCCCCCGGCAGCGACGCCGCCATCACCTCCAGCGCCtccgccccgccgccgccgcgccaGTTCTCCGTGCTGCCCTCGCTCATGGGCGCCTCCGCCTCGCTGCCCACCAGCATGAGCATGGGCAGCCTGGGCTCGCTGTCGCACCCGCCGCCCACCATGCCGCCCCCGCTCCCCGCCCACTTTATGAACCCCTTCCTGATCGCGCCGCCCGCCCTGCCCGCGGGCGCCGCGGCTCCCTTCCTCCACAAGATCCCCTCGCTGCTGGGCTGATGGCTCCTGCTGGCTCACCTCGCCGCAGCCGCAGTCACGGCCTCCTCCTGACCCCTGCGCTTGCTGCGCCTGCTGCGTCGCCGCCTCCTGGGGAATGCTGCTCTTGCTGCGGCCGCGGCGTCGACCTCATGCCAAAGAACCTCGATTTAATGAAAGATGCGCGGTCGACAACGGGCGTTTGCGTCTCCCCTGCCACGCCGGGATCACCGAGATGCTTGGGTGTGTTCCTAATGGCTCGctctcccttttactctctttcgGACGGAcgcagctgagagagagagagagagagagagagagagagagagatagagagagagagagagagagagagagagaagcggggaaaAGAAGCAGAGACGCGACCGTTTCGCTCCTCCATGGGGAAATCATGCGGAAAATCTCGACGACGGAAACGCTGTACGTTCACTTCCTGTCGATGtttctctccccctacctccttctcctcctcctcctcatctcctccccttttccttctttcctccaccttctcccctcctcccctgcccttctttcctcccttacttttctacttctcttctcttcctctcttctatctctaccttctcgttttccctctttctcttttaatcttttctctcgcctttctcctccctcccccttccttcctccgccttccccttaaatccccgcctccctttctcctctctctctctctctcttcccttttctttctcctcctccctctcttctcaccctccacACACCTGACCCTCCATTCCGAAtgcgaagaaagagaaaaagaagaagaaggaaaaaaaaaaggtgaaaagagtaACCATTTTCTTTCACGGAAAATCAttcttgtttgaaaaaaaaaagaaaaaagaaaacgataaagaaacgaaaagaaagaaagaaagaaagaaaaaaaaaacactgcaaaaaGACGGTGATtcctaataataatagaaagaaattatttaaaaaaataaataaaacggtgatgcacaacaataaaagaaataaaaaatagtcaACGAGAAACAGAATTATCAAAAGAATTACCTCAGTGATGCTCTTTAGTCTGAAGCGACACCACAGATCCAAGTGAGAGAGTGATATGTGACACTAAAAGTGCCGTGACACCTTCGTTATCTTTATGTTCTGTGGTGTCACTACCTCAGGAGGAAATGAgtcacagaaaagagaaaagaaaagaaaaacgaaaagaaaatgaaagtaaaagtgtGAAGGTTATTCCCAAAAGCTTTGTTCAAGAAGGaagaaataattatcattatcaccagtatgttttttttattattttctaaatatttgtTGTGACATGAATTGATTTAGGATtcgtgaaagaaaaagagaaaaaaatatcacgggtaaagatataaaaatgcaTCAAAAGGACGACATTCATGATAGAAGTTTCTTTCGTGATAAAAGAtttcgaaagaaaagaaagaaaaaaaaaaactgaatttcccAGTCATTTAATCCAACTTGGCAACTCTCCGACTGTTGAGTTGCCAACACGAGCTTTACTTGACCCAATGTGACCTCTACTTACGGAACAATGACCCTTAGAACGTGTTGCCATAAGAGTTAAAatcgtgtgtgtgggttgttcaTCTGTGCcgactaccccccctcccccttactactctccctacccccccacccgtCTCTTCctgcccttcaccctccccccccctctacaacCATTGTGTTTGTTGTTAATCAGATACAATTAACGGCATCGATAGAGAGAAATTTGTTACATTTGTtaatgacccctcccccctcccccccccccccttcacgttTATATGCCTTCCTCTAGTCACCTtgcgtaattatcattataatgatcattatttattaattactttaatttgtAGTCAATATTAAACAACATCTTGTatagtaaaatttaaagaaacggtgtatattatgtgtatataaatatataaatatattacgatCAGCGAGGCGGTCActgtagagggaaaaaaaataaatattggttGTATAATGATGTTGAGTTgtagctgttattgttgttagtgatattgtgattattattaatcttatcaccatttttttcattattgtattatcttgttatacttttttttgctACTGTAACAAGTTTTggtcataaattttattataagtatttgaACGTTATTATAAACGCATTGTACTTAATATTCTTGTTATAATTgtcatgatattaaaaaaaaaatcacctttaaaCAGgatatattacaaagaaaaaaaaagttattttattgATGGTGGTTCAAATTTGTGTTATATCTtagtaatacaaaataaaatgacattacataaataaaatgtTACTGATATAACAGTAACATTTAAAACTCAAAATGTTAAAATGTTGATTATAAAGAAACCACATAGAATTGCAATAACATTCTTTTcatttaatgatgaaaataatgattatgaaatttatGTTGACAGTGCAATATGTTTAttgcgtcattatcattattttcactcttcaatttttaaaaaaataattgcagttataacGCCATCAGTACACGGTTAAATAAATGTatcctgtttttatcataatgattttatgaatattttttttatatgtaaaaagaaaaaaaaaagaaggtagacTCTGCTTcacctttatttttcctctacATTGAATCAACGCCGTTTAGTCAACAGTTgtgtaattatagaaaaaaataaataaatatgagatGTTTATAAATCATCGAGACCAGATATGATAAGATGTATGGCCAGTGATAGTTAAATTATGTTAGATATGTTCGGCCTTGGAACCCATGTCGGCGGGAAAAATGTGTGACGTCATATGTACACGTCAGTCTTGATCTAAGCCAATTATCTTAGAGGAAATGTGTGACGTCATAGGTAACACGTCAGTCTTGATCTAAGCCAATTATCTTAGAGGAAATGTGTGACGTCATGGGAGTAACATGTATACCAATAgatgacacgaaaaaaaaaaaaaaaaaaaaaaaaacaacaacagtttaGTTTATATCCAAATCTTAAATATAAAACAATGGTTGTGATTAGAAACCCGAAGCCTCTAGTCCCCAAATACGATTTATTGGAACATCTTgcgctagaaaaaaatatatacgagaGAAAAGTTACATTGGTTTGAGCACACGATCAGGTCTGCCGACGATTAAGCTATGACGTCACATCCCGCAACCATGAGTTACAAGAACGGACAAATCCAGCCCTGAGCTCGGATACTAAGCCAGAGAACCCGAGTAAATCGGATAATAAAATGGAATACACAGAAATCTGTTTCATTGTTTTCCCAAACCTGCAAACTTTTGAAATTACAACGCGGAGGCGATTCTTTGCAAATCACCAATCCGCCAAAACGCTTTGAATTCGAATCGAGggataatgttgaaaaaaaaagaaaaaaaaaaaaaaaaaaaaaaaaaaaaaaagagcgagaaaaaacgaTTCGGTTTCATGCTCCGAATGTGTTTGCATGTTTCTGCCGCATGCATTAGGCAAGGGGGGCGACCGAGAGGAATAACAGATGCCGAGCCAAAGCGAACAACGGCAGGTTATCAAGGTGCCAAGTGGAACCCGTTTTCGAGCGGACGAAACCACCACTTAACCGCCACTTCGCCCGCTCGCTCGCCGGCGAGCTACAGCCgctaaataaaataagagaaaaggctTCAAAAGCTCCCTACGACAACGCCACAATTCACCCACGTGAAGGCAGCGCGAGAACCTCCCGCTccgcacccctcccctcccttctgccATGTCGAGACGCGGTAAATCTGTTTCACTTTTCGGAAAACATTATTTCATGTTAGGGCACTCGAGGCCGCCCTCTCCTTCTGTTAATTCTGAGCGGGTGCCAAGTCTCGCCGGCGGACCCATCTCGGAGCCTCGCGAATCGGCTCGCGTTTGGACGAAATTCGCCCGGCCGCCCGCAAGCCGTCACTCTGTCTGCTGAAATGCGACTAGAGTGTTTCAATTCTGGGAGGAGGGAGATGTTGCCGGAGAtaagcgaggagaggaagggctAGAGAGGATAGGGGCGTTTGGCAAGCACGTAATCCATTCTTTTTAATCCCGACGAGCGACCGGGGTGTGAACTCGAATGGGCGGCCGCGTCCGAACCACCTGCCGCTAGCCACCCCGCTCGTCCCCCCGCCCCACGCCCGTCGTGGGCTATTCCCAAGCCCGATTCCTACGCCGTAATCATATCCTTAAAGCCACTAGCtgaagggacgagggagaggaccCGGCGCGAAGCCCGAGACAAGGAACGATCGAGAGCTCGCCCGCGCGCAGCCATTCGGACGAGAAGGATCGGCGGGGTCCCGGACACGAGATTATGCGATATTAAAACCTTCGCCCATTGATTCCGCCGCGTATTAGCCCCCATCAGAAATAAATCCCCCGGACAGGCTGTTTATAGAACCATGCCGGGGAATGTTTACGAGATCAGCTCCACGGATAGAAGAGTTTGAGCTCATCAAAGGCTGTAATGAGGGTGAATGTTGCCGCGTCTGATTGTTTACTTGTTTGGGCGccgtcagcttttttttttctttttttttttctttttttttgtgagtgtggatCGGACGATTTGTGTCTGTCGGAGGAATAATtaattgtcttttctctctctcccgctcgttAGGCTGTCAATAACCCTTAGGCCAGCAGGTGTGGTAAACAGAACAGAATTTATAAAGACGAGCTTTTCATGAATGCCAAAGTGGTTCTTGCACTTGGCGGCTAATTtgaaagtgtgtaagtgtgtgaacaACCATGGGCGCGTGTGTGAAGTTGCTTTATTACTTTtgtagatgaggagagagagagagagagagagagagaaaaagggggggaaaaaagggggggaaaaaaaaggggaggggagaggagagagggggagaggggaggaaaggagaggagagagagagagagagagagggaggggggaggagagagagagagaaagagagagagagagagagagagagagagagagagagagagagagagagagagagagagagggggagagagaaaaaaaaaataaaacaaagcaagaaaaacagaaaaagaataagacaagaaaaaaataaaaagaaagagagagagagagagagagagagaaagtgaaagagaaaacaataacgaaaaacagagacggtaagagaaagagagttaaaaCCGAagtgaaaaacagagaaaaagagaaagagagagaattagaaccAAAAATCAGAATGAAAAACAGAGTAGGAGAGAACGAGAACGTTTTGTATTTCGCCAACAGATTGGTAACAAGCATTTAATTAATCTGTTTGTTGACCATCTATTATGCAGAGAAAACGGTAGCGAAAATACAAGTGTTTGTATCTCGGTGTACCCAATGATCACCGTATTTCACGATGTAacacaaacatgtaaatatataaataaaacacaaaaatcacaagtatgcatctttttcttttcgctttatcGCTAGCCCCTAGGATATAGGTAACCCCAGTGTTCTTATATTTTCCTGCGCGcgcggtgtggtgtggtgtttgtgtgttgtgtttgttgggggtttgttgtgtgtgtgtgtgtgtgtgtgtgtgtgtgtgtgtgtgtgtgtgtgtgtgtgtgtgtgtgcgtgtgcgtgcgtgtgtgtgtgtttgatttgagCCTGTAGTTGAATCtctttatgaatgtatatagtaCTGATTGTGACTGTGCTttcacatacacgcagacacacagattgtaatatgcatatttttcttgtgttatcacagtcattactcttattaatcgtattatcattatgcaattattaatattgacattactCTCAcaattactataatgattattatcatcattattattattattattaatattatcattattattattattatgatcattattattattatgatcattattattaatatcactattattatcattattatcatcactataattatggttgttatcattttgattgtggttatgattattattatcatatcatcatgataataatgattattcttattactatcattatcattattaacatcaatattatcaatatcattatcattttatcatttattttaacattatcataataattatattatcattattattgttgctggtagtggtgttgcttttattatcataattataatcataatcattactattgttatcatcattatcattattattgctgttgtcaatattatcattatcagtatcggtatcatttctattaccatcattattattattgctattatcattataacaattaccatcatcatcattatcattattattactataataataataataataatgataataataatgatagtaataataatattaatgacaatagtaataataataataataacaacaacaacaacaacaacaacaataacaacaacaataataccagtaataataacaataacaatgataacattatccatgataacaataatagtgata
This window of the Penaeus monodon isolate SGIC_2016 chromosome 39, NSTDA_Pmon_1, whole genome shotgun sequence genome carries:
- the LOC119597532 gene encoding fez family zinc finger protein 2-like; translated protein: MAAEDVSPLTSPPVLARDNRDDDYYAHAHTGVVVTPHALEERLSEAPEDRDSAGDKANAGRGASTSPPTHRAPVASPQLRRTPPAHSPHRLSPPAHTPEDDRPPSPAAAHTRSRAPLAFSIDRIMEPTPKRAKVTEAGGVFPSSSATEGSQQATPLAPPPAPPTTAHLSPAPAHRLTPHALSAFTRLDLLKARPQCQVATSCTSSLLYTSASTKGVPDGPPPRPFDLSMGSSPRVSAPAHAPTSTTTTHTSSVGVQDLKSPSSAPPSTSPGAPPTRGSSSPAALTPQARVVGEAVAPSPAQRVDPSAHADGTAPPPPAPPPPPPPPPSGGINSSSHAPNSVTVTPIKKTLGTGGVAKPAKTFTCPECGKVFNAHYNLTRHMPVHTGARPFVCKVCGKGFRQASTLCRHKIIHTSEKPHKCPTCGKCFNRSSTLNTHVRIHQGYKPYVCEFCGKGFHQKGNYKNHKLTHSGEKAYKCHVCNKAFHQIYNLTFHMHTHNDKKPFQCSICGKGFCRNFDLKKHMRKLHENGPYVSPSPAGSPGSDAAITSSASAPPPPRQFSVLPSLMGASASLPTSMSMGSLGSLSHPPPTMPPPLPAHFMNPFLIAPPALPAGAAAPFLHKIPSLLG